A single Pseudomonas sp. HN11 DNA region contains:
- a CDS encoding glycosyltransferase, protein MTRSADRHVLQFCHGYDGPFLDCARQYASLFAGSGYKVTTVFLTGVADPEVAAGCASDEVLFMEFSSKAIRGLKLGAIAEMRKIAASRDFIFCIAHRAKPIYVALLATRLQVIGVHHAFGDYQRRGRRLFASIFRKRLSLLAVSDAVRDDIRRCLPKWPAARIQTLYNRIDVETLQAQQVSRDEARDALGLSPDEWVVGNVGRLHPDKDQATLLKGFALALAQLPIESRLAILGTGRLEQDLKELARELGIADKVLFLGQVPGARRYFRAFDVFALSSDHEPFGMVLLEAMAAGLPLLATACGGAKEVVEGVGILFPFGDAEHLAQGLQHLAAMDQHQQRQCAEMMLERLHARFSDQAVRDTFWQLPHVIELTAGA, encoded by the coding sequence ATGACGCGCTCGGCTGACCGCCACGTCCTGCAGTTCTGCCACGGCTATGACGGGCCGTTCCTGGACTGTGCGCGGCAGTACGCCAGTCTGTTCGCAGGGTCCGGCTACAAGGTGACCACGGTGTTCCTCACCGGGGTTGCCGACCCTGAAGTGGCGGCGGGTTGCGCCAGTGATGAGGTGTTGTTCATGGAGTTCAGCTCGAAGGCCATTCGTGGCCTCAAGCTGGGCGCCATCGCCGAGATGCGCAAAATCGCCGCCTCTCGCGATTTCATTTTCTGCATCGCGCACCGCGCCAAGCCCATCTATGTCGCGCTGCTCGCCACGCGGTTGCAGGTGATTGGTGTGCACCATGCCTTTGGTGACTATCAACGCCGTGGTCGCCGGCTGTTTGCCTCGATTTTCCGCAAGCGCCTGAGCTTGCTGGCGGTTTCCGATGCCGTGCGCGATGACATCCGTCGTTGCCTGCCGAAATGGCCGGCGGCGCGTATCCAGACCTTGTACAACCGCATCGATGTCGAAACCCTGCAAGCCCAGCAGGTGTCCAGGGATGAGGCGCGGGATGCCCTCGGGTTGTCGCCGGACGAATGGGTGGTCGGCAATGTCGGTCGCCTGCACCCGGACAAGGACCAGGCCACGCTGCTCAAGGGCTTTGCCTTGGCGCTGGCGCAGTTGCCGATTGAAAGTCGCCTGGCGATCCTCGGCACCGGGCGCCTGGAACAAGACCTGAAGGAGCTGGCCCGGGAACTGGGAATCGCCGACAAGGTATTGTTCCTCGGCCAGGTGCCGGGGGCGCGCCGTTATTTCCGCGCGTTTGATGTGTTTGCGTTGAGTTCCGACCACGAGCCTTTCGGCATGGTACTGCTGGAGGCCATGGCGGCTGGCCTGCCGTTGCTGGCCACGGCCTGCGGCGGTGCGAAAGAAGTGGTCGAAGGCGTCGGTATCCTGTTCCCGTTCGGTGACGCCGAGCACCTTGCCCAGGGGCTGCAGCACCTGGCAGCGATGGATCAGCATCAGCAACGGCAGTGTGCCGAGATGATGCTGGAGCGCCTGCAT